The sequence AGGATTAGAATATAATAATCTAATAGTTGAACTTATGTATGGTGTTAATAAGGCTGAATCAGAATGTTTTACTAGAGGTCAAAAAGTTATAGAGGATAATGATTATGAAAGATTTACTCTTTCTTTAGGATATAATTTTAATCTTTAAAATAAATAAAAGAAAAGGAGAGAAAAGTGTCTCTCCTTTTTATTATACTAAAATTAAATAGAAAATAAATGCAATTAGCCAAGCAATAGCACATTGAACAATTACCATTCCAATAGTAAGCCAAGTAGAATTTGTTTCTCTTTTAAATGCAGCCATTGCAGCAACGCAAGGTGTATAGTATAAAGTGAAAACAAGAAAAACAAATGCTGTAGCAGGTGAAAGTAAACTATGAATAGTTTCATTTGGTCCAAGTAAAACAGCAATAGTACTAACAACACTTTCTTTTGCCATAAGTCCTGTAATTAAAGCTGTGGATAATCTCCAATCATTTAATCCTAAAGGAGCAAGTAAAGGAGCAATTAAATTTCCAAGTCCAGCTAATAAACTTTTAGAAGAATCATGAACAACATTTAATCTAACATCAAAATGTTGTAAGAACCAGATAACTACAGAAGCTACAAAGATTATAGTAAAAGCTTTAGTTATAAAATCCTTTGCTTTTTCCCAAGATAAAAGGATTACACTTTTAAAACTAGGTAATCTATAATTAGGTAACTCCATAACAAATGGTATTGGTTCTCCTTTAAATCTTGTTTCTTTCATGAAAAGAGCAAAGATGATTCCAAATGCTATTCCAAGTAAATACAATCCTATAATTACAAGTCCTTGATGTTTTGGGAAAAATGCAGATGTTAACATAACATATATTGGTAATTTTGCAGAACAACTCATATATGGAATTAAAAACATAGTCATTCTTCTATCTCTATTTGATGATAAAGTTCTAGTTGACATAATAGCAGGAACTGAACATCCAAATCCAATAAGCATTGGGACAAAACTCTTTCCAGATAGTCCTATCTTTCTTAGTAATTTATCCATTATGAAAGCAACTCTTGCCATGTATCCACTGTCTTCCATTAAAGATAGGAAGAAAAATAATACAACGATTAGTGGTAAGAAACTTAAAACACTTCCAACACCAGCAAATATACCATCTATTACAAGGGAATGAACTACTGGATTTATTTTTAAATTAGTAAGAAGTAAATCAACATATTTTGTTAAATCGTTTATAAGATATTCAAGTCCTGTGGATAAAATAGGACCTAAGACTGAAAATGTCATCCAAAACATAAGAGCAATTATTCCTAAAAATATTGGAATTGCAGTATATTTTCCTGTTAAATATTTATCAATTTTTCTGCTCTTTCTATGAGCTTTACTTTCTTCAGGTTTTTCAACTGTATTTTCACATAAATTTTCAATAAATGAAAATCTCATATTTACAATTGCAGAAACTCTATCAACTTTTGTTTCTTCTTCTATTTGTTTTACAATATGTTCTATAGTATCTTTTTCATTTTCATCTAGATTTAATGCTTCAATCATAAGTCTATCTTGTTCAATAGCTTTAGTTGCAGCAAATCTAGGATTGACTCCAATGCTTAGAGCATGATCTTCAATAATATGTAAAATAGAATGGATACCTCTATGTATTGCTTGCTCTTCCTTAGTTCCTAAATTATTACATAAATCTAAATTTTTAGGATTTATTTTAAACTTAGCAACAGTAACAGCGTGATGTACAAG is a genomic window of Fusobacterium sp. JB019 containing:
- the feoB gene encoding ferrous iron transport protein B, giving the protein MIKTLDKLDIGNSAEIISIDGKKDLRHHFLEMGLTPGTPITLVKTAPMGDPLEIKVRDYTLTLRKSDAAKIEISEISEFKCRKKRNKRLNLVDHPQLGEWHHPKRKNCEHGICEKKHYKQKISLLGSHLRFALVGNQNSGKTTLFNQLTGANQHVGNFPGVTVEHKEGQLRGYPSVKIIDLPGIYSLSPYSTEEIVTRDFIIKEKPNAIINILDATNLERNLYLTMQLLELKVPMVIALNMMDEVRDNHGNILINNLEEILGVPVIPISASKNEGIQELVHHAVTVAKFKINPKNLDLCNNLGTKEEQAIHRGIHSILHIIEDHALSIGVNPRFAATKAIEQDRLMIEALNLDENEKDTIEHIVKQIEEETKVDRVSAIVNMRFSFIENLCENTVEKPEESKAHRKSRKIDKYLTGKYTAIPIFLGIIALMFWMTFSVLGPILSTGLEYLINDLTKYVDLLLTNLKINPVVHSLVIDGIFAGVGSVLSFLPLIVVLFFFLSLMEDSGYMARVAFIMDKLLRKIGLSGKSFVPMLIGFGCSVPAIMSTRTLSSNRDRRMTMFLIPYMSCSAKLPIYVMLTSAFFPKHQGLVIIGLYLLGIAFGIIFALFMKETRFKGEPIPFVMELPNYRLPSFKSVILLSWEKAKDFITKAFTIIFVASVVIWFLQHFDVRLNVVHDSSKSLLAGLGNLIAPLLAPLGLNDWRLSTALITGLMAKESVVSTIAVLLGPNETIHSLLSPATAFVFLVFTLYYTPCVAAMAAFKRETNSTWLTIGMVIVQCAIAWLIAFIFYLILV